In Leptospira levettii, the DNA window CGCAGACATGTTTGCAAAGAAATTTCTAAATAAGCAAGGATAGGGATTCATCAGTGCCTGGATTTGAATTAGTCGGAAAAGAAGAAAGAGAAGAGATCAATCAGCTTTTTGATGATGGTGGCATTTTGTTTGCTCATGGATTTGATGCGATTCGAAATGGTCGATACCGAGTTCGAGAGTTTGAAAAGGCTTTCGCTGAAAAAATAGGAGTAAAGTATGCGCAAGCTGTATCATCAGGGACAGCCGCAATCAAAGTAGCTCTTTTTGCAGCGGGAGTCAGACCTGGTGATGAAGTGATCACCCAAGCTTTTACATTCATTGCAACGGTGGAAGCAATTATAGATTTGGGTGCAAAGCCAATTTTAGTGAATGTTAATGATACTTTAAACTTAGATCCAATCGAATTAAAAAAGGCCATTACCCCGAAAACAAAGGCAATTGTACCTGTACACATGTTAGGTGTAGCATGTGAAATGGATAAAATCCAAGAAATTGCCAATGAATATAATCTCGCAATTATCGAAGATAATTGCGAGTCGCTCGGTGCAAGATGGAATGGTAAATACTTAGGAACAGATTCACTTGCTTGTGCGTGGAGTTTTGATGCAGGAAAAGTCATTATCACTGGTGAAGGAGGGATGGTGACCACTAATGACGAAGAAGTTTACAAACTTGCCAGGGAATATCATGATCATGGTCATGAATACAATGCAAAATTTCCGAGAGGAAGAGATACGCATAGAATTCGTGGCTTCAATTATCGGATGAGTGAACTTCAGGCTGCTATCGGTTTAGCACAATTGAAGAAACTAGATTTCATTGTTTCAAAAAACACCGAAAACTATAACATATACTTTGACGCTTTAAAAGAGCTTCCTAATATTTCTTTTCGAAGAATTCCAAACAAATCGCAACCGCTATGTGATTGTTTGATCTTTCAATTGGAGACCGCAGAAAAGGCAAAATGGGTAGTAACAGAAATGAATCAGCAAGGATTGGGAACAAAAAACGTTCCAGATGCGATTGAATGGCATTTTGCTCGTTATTGGGATCATATGTTGGTTGAGTTGGGTATGTCAAAGAAGGAATTGATAGATACTATGGAACCCTCTGAAAGAGAGTTAAACAGAAGTGTTGCCATACCGATTCTTGTTAAGATGGATAAAACCACCATAACATCTAATGCAGAGAAATTGGTATCAATTCTAAAAAAAGTGAATTAACGAAGACAGATGCCCAAATATGAATCCATTATTTTTTTTGTAGAGACTCCATTTACAGATAGGGATGAAAAACGTTTTGGGATTAAGGAACTAAGTAATCAGGGATTTCAAGTTGAGGTTTTTCAGTTAGAAGATATATTTCATAAACGAAAATA includes these proteins:
- a CDS encoding DegT/DnrJ/EryC1/StrS family aminotransferase yields the protein MPGFELVGKEEREEINQLFDDGGILFAHGFDAIRNGRYRVREFEKAFAEKIGVKYAQAVSSGTAAIKVALFAAGVRPGDEVITQAFTFIATVEAIIDLGAKPILVNVNDTLNLDPIELKKAITPKTKAIVPVHMLGVACEMDKIQEIANEYNLAIIEDNCESLGARWNGKYLGTDSLACAWSFDAGKVIITGEGGMVTTNDEEVYKLAREYHDHGHEYNAKFPRGRDTHRIRGFNYRMSELQAAIGLAQLKKLDFIVSKNTENYNIYFDALKELPNISFRRIPNKSQPLCDCLIFQLETAEKAKWVVTEMNQQGLGTKNVPDAIEWHFARYWDHMLVELGMSKKELIDTMEPSERELNRSVAIPILVKMDKTTITSNAEKLVSILKKVN